The following nucleotide sequence is from Paenibacillus andongensis.
TGATTTACAAATGATAACACCAAGATCATACCGATGAATGGCGGCCAATGTTACATGGTTTGTGTTAGACATTTCGTTTCCCCCTTTAGTTGTGTGCTTTCGGCACGCGACATATGAGCTACTAAATCGATGACTCGGTTTGTGTAACCCCATTCGTTGTCATACCAGGCTAGCAGCTTGATTTGGTTTTCGTGCGTCATAATGCTAAGACCGTCGATGATGGCAGATTTCTCATTGCCTATATAATCCGCAGAAACAAGCGGCAATTCATTGTAATCAACAAAGCTTCCTATTTGGCCGGCAATCGCCTTCTTGATGGCGAACTTCACATCATCAACACTAACTTTACGACCGACCACCACTTGAAGATCCAGCAGCGAAACATCTTGTGTCGGGACGCGAACGGACACACCTTGAATTTGGGATGCCAGATGAGGAATCACATCGATAAGTGCTTTCCCCACGCCAGTCGAAGTCGGAATAATTGAATTCGTGCAAGCCCTCGCACGTCGAAGATCTTTATGCGGGTTATCCATATGATTTTGATCATTCGTAAAAGCATGCACCGTTGTCATCCAACCCTGTTTAACTGAAAATGCTTCATCAAGGATATGGAGAACCGGTGCGATACAGTTGGTTGTACAGGAAGCTGCAGAAACCAATCGATGCTGCTTCGGATCATACTTCTCTTCATTCACACCCATGACAACTGTGAGGTCCATGTTCGTCCCTGGTGCAGTAATCAAAACCTTCTTGGCTCCAGCAAATAAGTGTCTTTCAGCGCCATGCCGGTGATTGAACTTTCCGGTTGCATCCACAACCAACTGGGCTCCATAATCCTCCCACGGCAATAAATCTGGTTCTCTTTC
It contains:
- the gap gene encoding type I glyceraldehyde-3-phosphate dehydrogenase, producing MEMRVGISGTGRIGRLCLRKALSEKQQEFEINVINSTSPIHVLAHLLKYDSVHGTWDAKIDVVNDNLMRINGKLISVISEREPDLLPWEDYGAQLVVDATGKFNHRHGAERHLFAGAKKVLITAPGTNMDLTVVMGVNEEKYDPKQHRLVSAASCTTNCIAPVLHILDEAFSVKQGWMTTVHAFTNDQNHMDNPHKDLRRARACTNSIIPTSTGVGKALIDVIPHLASQIQGVSVRVPTQDVSLLDLQVVVGRKVSVDDVKFAIKKAIAGQIGSFVDYNELPLVSADYIGNEKSAIIDGLSIMTHENQIKLLAWYDNEWGYTNRVIDLVAHMSRAESTQLKGETKCLTQTM